The Fragaria vesca subsp. vesca linkage group LG2, FraVesHawaii_1.0, whole genome shotgun sequence genome includes a window with the following:
- the LOC101299351 gene encoding uncharacterized protein LOC101299351: MVFLRSRRWTERHRPYRRHAAALDNTIEKDVAPEPLTGEEVLARVEGLPREFGKAKKPAKRSPDQPRPCWKKKSVFFELDYWKYIPVRHILDVMHIEKNCCDAIIGTLLIMPGKTKDGVNARLDMVDMGIKIDVKVVAGEKKTKLPLGSWNLLHKEKKIACGSFFGMSVPTGFSSNIRSLVSMADLKLAGLKSHDFHTVMQYLLPVALRSVLEKPVRYAIIRFCLFFKAICSKVIDVSRLKQMQADLVDTVCLLEKFFPPSFFDVMIHLTLHLVREVEWCGPVFFRWMYPFERYMKVFKGYVKNRHFPEGCIAEKYIVEEAIEFLEDRVLSQSGTTVGIPSTSIARHYKQSRPLSWPTMVSVYGKQMHLALLCVLQNTQDVQLYFKEHKEYLKLIYPNHVKNKKWMREKENETFPDWLKERVVNQLRLKPNNNISQTVRWLAAGQKNVVPTYAAYHVNGVDFNTKERDNVHSFQNSGVTLLANAMQVASARDQNTSDGVMDFYGVIKSIWEVDYYKFRVPMFYCDWVESTRGVKVDELGFTLVKLNRLGHLNDPFVLATHVKQIFYIEDPLNAEWLVVVRCPNKDYRGIDDDDEDDDLEEEQLFIPTMSSVDIFDYVAENNPSGHMRDGDEGIWVDNSSLPPVNEGNDSLPHHDGNEWNAS; this comes from the exons ATGGTGTTTTTGAGGAGTCGCCGATGGACAGAAAGACATCGTCCATACAGAAGGCATGCTGCTGCATTGGACAACACTATTGAGAAGGATGTCGCCCCTGAACCATTAACTGGAGAAGAGGTGTTGGCAAGGGTTGAAGGTTTGCCTCGTGAGTTTGGTAAAGCTAAAAAGCCTGCCAAGCGATCACCTGACCAACCAAGACCTTGCTGGAAAAAAAAGAGTGTCTTCTTTGAACTTGATTACTGGAAATATATTCCAGTACGCCATATTCTTGATGTCATGCACATTGAGAAGAATTGTTGCGATGCCATAATTGGTACCCTCTTGATTATGCCTGGGAAGACCAAGGATGGAGTGAATGCCCGTTTGGACATGGTCGATATGGGCATCAAAATTGATGTAAAAGTGGTAGCTGGTGAGAAAAAGACCAAATTGCCTTTGGGTAGTTGGAACTTGCTGCATAAGGAGAAGAAAATAGCGTGCGGGTCCTTTTTTGGCATGTCAGTTCCTACAGGCTTCTCCTCTAATATTAGGAGCCTAGTCTCGATGGCAGATTTAAAATTAGCTGGTCTTAAGTCACATGACTTCCACACAGTGATGCAATACCTTCTTCCGGTTGCATTGAGATCAGTTTTAGAGAAGCCTGTTAGGTATGCCATTATTCGGTTTTGCCTTTTCTTTAAGGCAATTTGTAGCAAAGTCATAGATGTTTCTAGACTTAAGCAAATGCAAGCAGATCTGGTTGATACGGTTTGTTTACTGGAAAAGTTCTTCCCACCTTCATTTTTCGACGTAATGATTCATCTAACACTCCATCTTGTTAGAGAAGTTGAATGGTGTGGTCCAGTGTTTTTCCGATGGATGTACCCATTTGAGAGGTACATGAAAGTGTTCAAAGGGTATGTAAAAAATCGACATTTTCCTGAGGGGTGCATAGCTGAGAAGTACATTGTCGAAGAAGCTATTGAGTTTTTGGAAGACCGTGTCCTTTCTCAAAGTGGAACCACTGTGGGAATTCCATCTACAAGCATAGCTAGACACTACAAACAGAGCAGACCCTTGTCATGGCCAACCATGGTATCTGTTTATGGAAAGCAGATGCACCTTGCACTCCTTTGTGTGTTACAAAATACTCAAGATGTCCAGCTGTACTTCAA AGAGCACAAGGAATACTTGAAGTTAATTTACCCAAATCATGTGAAGAACAAGAAGTGGATGAGGGAAAAGGAGAATGAAACATTTCCAGACTGGTTAAAGGAAAGG GTTGTAAATCAATTGAGGTTAAAACCTAATAATAATATTTCACAAACAGTAAGGTGGTTGGCTGCCGGCCAAAAAAATGTAGTGCCAACTTATGCTGCTTACCATGTCAATGGAGTTGACTTCAACACCAAAGAGAGAGACAACGTCCATTCATTTCAGAACAGTGGTGTTACATTACTTGCCAATGCTATGCAAGTTGCAAGTGCGAGGGATCAAAATACATCTGACGGTGTTATGGACTTCTATGGAGTTATTAAAAGTATATGGGAGGTTGACTACTATAAGTTTAGGGTTCCAATGTTCTACTGTGATTGGGTAGAGAGTACTAGGGGCGTCAAAGTAGACGAACTTGGGTTTACGTTGGTGAAACTGAATAGGTTAGGGCATTTGAATGACCCTTTTGTGTTAGCTACACATGTGAAACAAATATTTTATATTGAAGACCCCCTAAACGCTGAATGGTTAGTTGTAGTGAGGTGCCCGAATAAAGACTACCGTGGGATTGACGATGACGATGAGGATGATGACTTAGAGGAGGAACAACTTTTTATTCCAACAATGTCATCAGTTGACATCTTTGATTATGTAGCTGAGAATAACCCTAGTGGACATATGCGAGATGGTGATGAAGGAATATGGGTTGATAACAGTAGTTTGCCTCCTGTCAATGAAGGCAATGATAGCTTGCCTCATCATGATGGCAATGAATGGAATGCTAGCTAA
- the LOC101299640 gene encoding uncharacterized protein LOC101299640 — MENYTRWKWHGECSYAVRHCLSEGSESVEQIPDLGGNEDVGVLSDEDHEISPDSNKFMQFVEDGDKPLYPSCTKSTKMNGFVPGSVNLAKKTLFVLGMKYEKIDACPNDCILYRDLDVDAKKCPSCNASRWKLAKDGSEKVGVPVKTLWYFPPIPRFRRMFQSTIFAKELTWNARGRKKDGMMRYPADSLTWKMITYNLPPWLCMKRKYMMLTLLISGPKQPGNDIDVYLQPLVDDLKVLWDGIERMYDSVRGEYFKLKAVFLWTINNLPAYENLSRCVVKGYNACPICVDQTKLYRLKHSKKLVFLRNRRQLPRHHPYQKQASAFNSTIEKDDAPTPLTGEETFARVQGLPKASGNTKDGVAARLDMDDMGIHTDLKPTVGVKRDKLPLASWNLWMYPFERYMKVFKGMVHNQTFLEGCIAECYIVEEEVEFLEERMLPEDATIVGIPKSSRPRLLNGCKRLSALKIVTTNGKLPDIPHLCILQNYEDVQPYFMEHMEFLELSFPYNINNPKWMKDKQNQTFLDWWLAGGPNKEVPPFHGYHVNGVDFNTMEQDSKRSIQNSGVFLVADAMQVASAKDKRPTIVDMDFYGRIQQIWEVDYYKFRIKDETVYFSN, encoded by the exons ATGGAAAACTATACTCGTTGGAAATGGCATGGAGAATGTTCTTATGCTGTCAGACATTGTTTGAGTGAGGGTTCTGAATCAGTAGAGCAGATTCCTGATTTAGGAGGAAATGAAGATGTAGGTGTGCTCAGTGATGAAGATCACGAGATTTCGCCAGACTCGAATAAGTTTATGCAGTTCGTAGAGGATGGAGATAAGCCTCTATATCCTAGTTGTACCAAGTCAACCAAGATGAATGGTTTTG TACCAGGGTCCGTCAATTTGGCTAAGAAAACTCTTTTCGTATTAGGGATGAAGTACGAGAAGATTGATGCTTGTCCAAATGACTGCATCTTGTATAGAGACCTGGATGTTGATGCTAAAAAATGTCCATCTTGTAATGCATCAAGGTGGAAACTAGCGAAGGACGGATCTGAGAAAGTAGGGGTACCGGTGAAGACATTGTGGTACTTTCCACCCATCCCAAGGTTTAGAAGGATGTTCCAATCGACAATTTTTGCTAAGGAACTTACTTGGAATGCCAGGGGTAGAAAGAAAGATGGAATGATGAGATATCCAGCGGATTCTCTAACTTGGAAAATG ATCACCTATAACCTTCCTCCATGGTTATGCATGAAGAGGAAGTACATGATGCTAACTTTGTTAATTTCGGGACCTAAGCAGCCCGGAAATGACATTGATGTCTATTTGCAGCCTTTAGTGGATGATTTGAAAGTCTTGTGGGATGGGATTGAGCGAATGTACGATTCTGTAAGAGGAGAGTACTTTAAGCTGAAAGCGGTATTCTTGTGGACTATAAACAATTTGCCCGCCTATGAGAACTTATCAAGGTGCGTTGTGAAAGGATACAATGCGTGTCCAATCTGTGTTGATCAGACCAAACTTTATCGGTTGAAACACTCGAAGAAATTGGTATTTCTAAGGAATCGAAGACAACTGCCACGACATCATCCTTACCAAAAGCAAGCTTCTGCTTTCAATAGCACTATAGAAAAAGATGATGCTCCTACACCATTAACAGGAGAGGAGACATTTGCAAGAGTTCAAGGTCTGCCTAAAGCAAGTG GGAACACTAAGGATGGGGTTGCTGCTAGATTGGATATGGATGATATGGGGATACACACTGATTTGAAGCCTACAGTTGGTGTAAAAAGAGACAAGTTACCTTTGGCTAGTTGGAACTT ATGGATGTACCCCTTTGAGAGGTACATGAAAGTGTTCAAAGGAATGGTGCACAATCAAACATTTCTTGAGGGTTGCATCGCAGAGTGTTACATTGTTGAAGAAGAAGTTGAATTTTTAGAGGAACGTATGCTTCCTGAAGATGCTACCATTGTTGGGATCCCTAAAAGTAGCAGACCTAGATTGTTAAATGGCTGCAAGCGCTTATCAGCCCTTAAAATCGTCACAACTAATGGCAAACTACCGGATATCCCTCATCTATGTATATTGCAGAACTATGAAGATGTGCAACCATATTTCAT GGAGCATATGGAGTTTTTAGAGTTAAGTTTCCCATACAACATAAATAATCCTAAGTGGATGAAGGATAAACAGAACCAGACATTTCTTGATTG GTGGCTGGCTGGTGGACCAAATAAGGAGGTTCCTCCTTTCCACGGTTACCACGTGAATGGGGTTGATTTTAACACTATGGAGCAGGACAGTAAGAGATCAATTCAAAACAGTGGCGTCTTTTTGGTTGCAGATGCAATGCAAGTTGCTAGTGCAAAGGATAAAAGACCTACAATTGTGGACATGGACTTTTATGGCCGGATCCAACAGATTTGGGAGGTGGACTACTACAAGTTTAGG ATAAAAGATGAGACCGTCTACTTCAGCAACTGA